Genomic segment of Neoarius graeffei isolate fNeoGra1 chromosome 7, fNeoGra1.pri, whole genome shotgun sequence:
agcgtctctgaaagaagttccctttaattGTCGTactaatgaggagaaaacggcaatcaaacagctaggacctcctagaccgaatttaaacatcaagcaagtgtctatgaagggggagaagacctactcaagaggttttaacaagaactggtaccaccggaaaacttggctagctggctgtaatgtagtcaatgctcttttttgctacccttgcgttctcttccaccctggaagtagcacagcagacggtacagtgatatctgatatttgaatttactaggcaaaagtttttgtgtgtgtattaccaatggcagtttaacattgccatgtttttgttttaccagtggtagtttaacattgccatgcttggaatatttcagtagcctcaagttctctctgacttggtgtaaattaagcatattttcagtttttatatattgtacagtatgtgttcattggagccagcagcaccttaccttttttccaacttgttaagccaagttgcactgactacaaaaccttgcgtaaccttgtgtgtatatagctaaataactaaagccttttgtgttcattgacatgcttgtaatactttaaatttccttttaaggcatggctttctggaggaattcttggggaaaaaactgcagaatttatttagaattattatttgttgttaaaatggtgcaattccatattaaaaaaacccacataattaagctgcacatgtttgtttgatggttatgcttttcttcatctttttcaaaacttaaataaacacttgttttggatttatatcctgccactttaattgcattctttagaatgaagaaattagaatatgtttataattaagaatttgtgtctacttattatagaatactggaaaaaatatgagaaaataaatgagtaatgtaatattaattgattgtgatgccaaatgttttgaaggcttcacaatgaatcttccttagttttagcctggcaagccagactaaatgtgaatatttgccactcgtaggcaaaaatatttttggccgctaggcgggtgggtctagtttactaggctactagTAAACTAAGGTAAGTGAGTGAGAGTGTAAACTAAGGTTTGCCACCTTTACAGTTTTTTTCAGTTGCTAACAAGCGTTCGTCCACTCATTTGGCACAttttcaaaactcttcacacaaTCACCACACTTTTGTGGCCATACCATTCAGACGTTTCATGACATTTTCACACAATTTGCAGTCAGTAAACACATTTCCTCATTGCTTACATTTTCATAACAGACAAGATATGCCTCTTAACAAAATGATAGACtatttttgtattatttacaATTGTTAACACACAACTTCCCAAAATAGCAAAAACAATATTCCAAACTATACatacagcataaatacacttcccTCAGCAATGATATCAGTTCAAAAACTATATATCTCAGCTGATTGACAAATATGTAATTGAATAATTGACAGCAgatatttattgggtaaattggaCCAACCACAGCTGATCATAGTATGGCTCAAATGTAGACACTTACAAAAGGAGGCCTTTGTGGAGTAATGCTTGTAATGGAGTAAGCAGAAAGAGAATGCCTGGACGAGGAAGACTAAGAGTGAGGGGCCAAGGGAGAGGTGCAGGCCCAGGAAGGGATGCAGGAAGAGGGGTAGCTGCAGGAAGAAGGGCAGATGTTGCAAGAAGAGGTGCCGGTGCAGTGAGAGGTGCAGCCCCGGTAATAGGTGTGGGCCCAGTAAGAGGAGCAGGCCAGAGGAGAGGGCATGGTAGAGGGGTCAGGATGCGTGGTGGAGGCATTAGAAGAGCTGCACGAATGGTGGTGACTGATGAAATCCGTGCCACTGTCATTGACCATGTGGTAAATCATGGTCTGTCCCTAAGAGAGGCAGGTGAAAGGGTGCAGCCCAATGTGCCAAGGTCAACAGTTGCCAGTATTGTTCGCATATTTCAACAAACCAACAGGTATGTATTTACATGGATTGTGTCTATTTTCATTGGTAAATTACTGTATACAGTAAGTATTTGTGGTAATTGtgtttttacatactgtattttccctttactgtattttactgtaaaggaTGGAACGCCTTCCTCGCTCTGGGGGAAGAGGAAGGCTCCTGAACAATGACCAAGAGCTGGCCATTGTGGCAATGGTTGTTGCAAACAACGAAATCAGACTGCGCGAAATTCAGGCCAGAATTGTTGACGAAAATGAAGTGTTTGAGAACATCAACAGCATCAGTCTCACTACCATTGCACGCACACTATCAAAACACAGAGTGCGAATGAAGCAGCTCTACACTGTACCGTTCAATCGGAACAGTGATCGAGTGAAGGATCTACGAAGGCTGTATGTGCAGGTATACTGTATTTTCAATTCTATATTCAATTCTGTTTGCTGACCACTACTGTAATCATTACAATACAGTATGGTATACAATAATACTGTAATTTGACTTACGTAAATGAACTTTGTTTCAGAGAGTCATGGAATTGGAGGCCAACCAGGTCCCTCACGAATTTATCTTCATCGACGAGGCTGGCTTCAATGTGTCAAAAAGGCGTCGTCGCGGAAGAAATGTAATAGGAAAAAGGGCTACAGTTGATGTACCAGGGCAGAGGGGTGCCAACATCACTATGTGCGCAGCAATAGCACATACAGGCTTACTTCTGCACAGGTCTCAGGTCGGGCCTTACAACACAGAGCGCCTCATTGCATTCATGAATGACCTTCACCAGCAACTGGTTCCAAAACAATATGATGAGGGTGACAACATCAGCACCTTCGTGATCACGTGGGATAACGTTGCTTTCCACCACTCACAGGCAGTGACGGCATGGTTCAGGGACCACCAAAGATTTGTACGCCTCTTCCTTCCACCATATTCACCATTCCTAAATCCGATAGAGGAATTCTTCTCGGCATGGAGGTGGAATGTGTATGACCATCGGCCACATGATCAAATGACCCTCCTGGATGCCATGGATGCTGGCTGTAGGGACATAACAGCGGAAGACTGCCAAGGCTGGATCCGGCGCTCAAAGCGTTTTTACCCTAGGTGTATTGCCTTGGAAGACATAAGATGTGATGTAGATGAAAACATGTGGCCAAACCCAGATGATAGAAGAGATTAGAGACGGATTTTTTTGCTGTATTGTTTGATTGTTTCTCTGCTTTACGTATCTGGGCATTTTTATTTGGAAGTATTGATCTTgtgttatttttttgtttgttttttttctgttctgtCACAGGATTTCAAATGTACCTACTGAAGTAGGTACTGTaaacagtaaaggaaaaaaatcTATTTGCTTTTTACTGAAATTCTTTTGAATGTAACTATTACATGTCAACATACAAGATATTTGGGGTAAAACAGTGGATTGCATTTTTGCATGCAAATACAGTACATTTACGTAAAACTGAAACAGAAAAGTCTATGCACTTTTTGTAATGTCAACAATATCCAGTATTTTGAAACCTGGTGTACTTTGATAGACTCCATGTAACTTGTGAAGTGAAAACAAATGTTATTGTTTGACATAAGTATTTAATTTTGAGTCAGAATTCTTGTGTTTTGGGGAAGTTAGTATGTACAGAAAAAGATTTGCTCTATTTTGAAAAGAATCTTTGGTATATATTTAACAGTATGTGCTTTTGAGAAGAAAATTAACCATTTGGCCAATTGTGTGCCGTAGGTGTCAGTCTGTGTTAAGAGTTTAGAAAAAGTATCATAAGTATGGGTAAACGCTTGTTAGCAATTGAAAAAAACtgtaacttgtttagtgttgccacctagtggagagaagagatattgtctgtattgatatctgaatttaccaggcaaaaacaagttcggccaattgatttgctacctaggccaatttacttcagtcctgtggacatttacggtctgtgtagacataacgggggaaaattgccccccctgaaaaaaaaattcaggagccgccactggataAGGTGCATCAGGCAGTAAACTTTATTTCACCCAGGACCTATTTGAGGAAAAATGTTTTCAGTAGGAAAGAGTCACCTGTAATCCAAAAGTTTTTATTTGATACATAATTCACAGGCAGACGTGACTTAAAGGTTAGAGATGCAGCCTTGGGCCTaaagggtttgattcccaggattgGGAGGAAAATTCATGGCTGAAGtattcttgagcaaggcacctaactcccaggtgctgtgtgtgcttgttgtacatttctctggataagagtgtctgcaatGTAAATGTCAAAATTTGTCACATTGCTTATTTTGTGTATTCTGCTAATAACTTGCCTTTAATAAATTTTCTGTATTATTAAATACATTTCATTATGTTTACTACATACCATGAGCCAGTCTGGAACTCACGTCACACATCTATAAAAGCTTTagcctctgaaaaaaaaaaatcacaaacgcTAAACCTACAAAGCCCTATTCACCCTAGTTTGCATTGTGTATCGTGTATGCTGCCACCTTGTGGACAAAAATGATAAAGATAGTGCAGCAAACTTTAAAGTGCACATCttcggtaaattcaggagcaagatcaatgtaattctcctattttatattaaactttggtcaaatatctgtcacattttgcattttgtgcaattttttttaccttgcgcaataccagaaaaattcatttgaaatcgagccatttgaggcgaattggttcacctctgaaaaaacttggcatttggatttcctgggaaacatggattttcatgacatcgcatgcaggacgcctccctctgaattctacgtcagcgctggtttgtttatgaggaaacgacctggtggttttctgcaaatttcttcaacggaattattaaaatggttaacagatgtatcttaGGAAGGTGTAGCAacgccaatcatgatgggattagtactcatcgttttccaaaagaccggacaatgagagagaaatgggagcgcttggtctacacaggctgtgcactgaaaccgtgcaagctcttgcagcctgctggcgcttccgcaggtaacgtcacaaacctggctccagactcccttgggatttttccagacgggttttgttattttatttttttctgctgtagacagatggccttctgcaaaattacccttctggatgagtgtgtaaaagggacatactttcatattttaacAGTCCATTATTGGTACATCGAgggtaccgtaaaataccaaataatagccgagttccaattaaccgccgagttccctttaacggccgggtgtacgcgtgtgttgtgacaaataaaggccggttccgaatactcgccggggtctaaaaaaaaaaaaaaaagcgtccgaacgttctatctagaatcttgaggcccagcacttttctggttttctggggtttaaacgattttgcattgcatagttttct
This window contains:
- the LOC132888510 gene encoding uncharacterized protein LOC132888510, which translates into the protein MERLPRSGGRGRLLNNDQELAIVAMVVANNEIRLREIQARIVDENEVFENINSISLTTIARTLSKHRVRMKQLYTVPFNRNSDRVKDLRRLYVQRVMELEANQVPHEFIFIDEAGFNVSKRRRRGRNVIGKRATVDVPGQRGANITMCAAIAHTGLLLHRSQVGPYNTERLIAFMNDLHQQLVPKQYDEGDNISTFVITWDNVAFHHSQAVTAWFRDHQRFVRLFLPPYSPFLNPIEEFFSAWRWNVYDHRPHDQMTLLDAMDAGCRDITAEDCQGWIRRSKRFYPRCIALEDIRCDVDENMWPNPDDRRD